The sequence below is a genomic window from Anaerocolumna chitinilytica.
GTTTATCTTGTTTAATTCCTTGGTATAGCCATTTACATACTTTAATTCTTCCGGTGTGATGTCCAGGCTGACACCCCCAAGTAAATCTATTACTTTACATACGGCATCAAAATTCACGGTGACAAAATCTTTCACATCCAGGTCAAAGTTCGTATTAATTGTACTGAGGGCCAGGGAATAGCCACCTTTAAAGTATGCAGCATTAATTTTATTAAATGCATTATCATCATTTGGAATCAAGGAGTAAGTATCACGGTAAATCGATGCAAGCTTAACATCCTTCGTCTTTCGGTTAATACTGACAATTACAATCGTATCGGAATGGGTATCCGACTTTAAAGCATTATCCCTGGAATCTACTCCAAAGATACCAATATTTCTGTAACCCTTCATGTCCTTATCATCCAGGACATTTGTAACAATGGAAGAATCAGCAGATTTATCTACCTGCATTTTGGATGCCATTACAAAATAATATCCGATGCCCAATGCCAGAATAATAAGTATTAAGTCAAATATCAGTACAACCTTTGTTTTAAAACGTCTTTTTTTACTTTTTGTAGCCATTTTAACTCCTTTAAAGAATACATAGTTGGAAAATTGCCTTTGATTCTTCGGCAATTTCTATAGTGAAACATTGTTTAAAACTGCTTTATCATTTAGAAATCTATTACTTAACCATATCTAATTTAATATGCGTTCTTATTAACAAACCCCCTGAAGAAGGTTAAAAACAATATCTTAAAGTCCAGACTAAGGCTCCAGTTCTCGATATAATATAAATCATAATCAATTCTTTTTCGGATAGAAGTATCGCCTCGATAACCATTCACCTGTGCCCAGCCTGTCATACCGGGAAGTACCTGATGCTTTATCATATATCGGGGTATTTCTTCTTTGAACTTCTCTACAAAGAAAGGACGTTCCGGTCTGGGACCAATAAGACTCATATCTCCTCGCAGTACGTTAAAAATCTGAGGAAGTTCATCAATACTGGTTTTACGAATGAATTTACCTATCTTTGTTACTCTGGGATCATTAAAGGTTGTCCAGGCTTTCTTTTCTTTTGATTCCTGCTGTATTTCCATGGAACGGAACTTATACATCTGAAATTCCTTGTTATGCTTCCCGATACGAACCTGCTTAAAGATAATAGGTCCTTTGGAGGTGGTTTTAATGATGATAGCAACAACAATCATAGGAATGGAAAAAAGTATCAGGGCCACCGTAGCGCCAAAGATATCAACAGCTCTTTTCACCATACGGTTAACGAAGTTGGTAAGAGGTACATTACGAATATTTATTACAGGGAGCCCGTCCAAATCTTCCGTATAGGGAATGGTAGGCAGAAGGTCTTGATAATCCGGAATGAATTTGGTATGTACTCCGGACTTTTCGCATAAATTCACTATCCTTGAAAGCTTTGAATACTCATCGATGCTTAAGGTAATACCTATTTCTTCAAATTCATTGGACTGCAGGTAATCAGGCAGCTCCTCAATAGAGCCAATGACTTTTATTCCCTTATAGGCAGTATCAATGTCAACATTGTCATCTAGAACACCGGCAATCGCATAGCCCCAGTGCGGATTAGCAAGGAGTCTGTCTATGTAGGATTGGGCTGTACGGCTGTAACCTACCAGTAGTACGGGTTTTCTGTTGTAGCCTTTCTTTCTTGCAGTTCTTTGAATACTTCTTACAATAAGACGGAAAATCAATTCTAAAATAACATTTATAATAAAGAAGATAAAAATAAGATAACGGGAATAATTACTTTCGTTGGTTGCGTATAGTATAAAGGTAAAATAAAGAGTACCAAATAGGTTGGCCTTTATTAAATTCCATATAAGCAGTCTCTTAAAACGTACCGGACCCAGCCCGTATAGACCGCAGTAATAATAGATTATCAGATAACCGGGGACTAACAGATAGAGTATCCCGGAATAAGTTATCAGATCATAACGGCCTGCATTGGGATCGAAGTGTATAAGATAACGCAGGGGCGAGTAAAAACGTAAAAAATAAGATAGAATATAGGAAAGTACCAGCAGAATTCCATCTGCTACAACATGAATACGGTTAAGTGTCTTTTCATTGTCTTTTATCATCGAAAACCCCATTGCCAAACGGCATCTTTACTGATTTCTTTACATTAATTTTGTCCTTAAATGACAATTCTATAATACATGATTGAAAGAATTTCCACAATACAAAATTTTCTTAATATTTAACAGAATTTCTTAAGATACCTTCAAAATTAATTCTGTAAATTTTCACAAACTCTACACAAAATACTGTTACAATAATGAAGTAATGAAAAATTAGGATGTAAATGATATACTACTATAGAAAGAGGAACGTATAAGGGAAGGTGAATTTATAATGTCAGATGAATTCTTTGGAAGAGAAAACGATCAAAAAGAAGCTGCTGATATAGACAGCCGTATGAAGGATGCAATTAGCGGAACACCTGTAAGTGAAAATCTGAGCGGGCAAGAGAGTATCCCAAGAGATGATGAACACTTTGCCGGAGCAGATACAGAAAATCACAAATCGGAAGAGGCAAATTCGACACAAGGATTTACATCCGGTTCTGAAGCAACAGCAAATAATGGAGATGGTCAAAACAGTATTTACCGATTAAGCAAACCATCTGCAAACGAAGAAAATGGAAGTTCCTATAGCTTTTGGGCAGAACAGGTGTCCGGACCCAGAATGGGACAAACTTATGAGGATTACAATCAATTCAAGGAAAGCAGAGGAGTTGATACATCTGCGGCCTCTTATTATCAGAAAGCAGAAGAAGCAAGACTTGCCGGAAAGGAAAAGAAAAAGGACGGATTCTTTAAGAAGGCAGGAAAGCTGGTAGGAGCAGCGGTTATATTTGGATTGGTAGCAGGATTGGTTTTTACCGGATTCAATCAAGCTTATTATAAGATTAATCCGGATGCGGCACCAGTTAAGTTCAGTCTTGGAGATGGTTCCTATAAGCTTTTATCTTCCACAGCTGTTACAGATGGTAATATTACTCAAAAAACGGATTTAACAGATGTGATTGATAAAACGATGCCCTCTATCGTTCAGATTACTACCACCTATAACCAGACATACAATGACTGGTTTGGTCAGGAATACAATCAACAGAGCGAAGGCGGCGGTTCCGGTATTATTGTCGGAAAGAATGATAAAGAGCTGCTGATTGCCACCAATAACCATGTAGTGGAGGGAGCAGATCCCATTAAGGTTAAGTTTATCGACGGAACAGAAGCAGAAGCTATTATAAAAGGTACAGATTCTGTAGCAGACCTTGCCGTAGTTTCCATTGATATAACCAAGATTAAAGCCGATACTCTAAATAAAATCTCTATTGCAAAGCTTGGAGATTCAAATTCCGTAAAGGTAGGAGAGATGGCAGTCGCTATCGGTAATGCTTTGGGTTACGGACAGTCTACAACAGTCGGATATATCAGTGCTAAAGACCGTGAAGTAAAGGTAGACGACAAAACTATGGTATTGCTTCAGACCGATGCAGCTATAAACCCCGGTAACAGCGGCGGAGCTCTTTTGAACCTAAAAGGAGAAGTAATCGGAATTAACACTGTAAAATACGCATCCGATGAAGTGGAAGGAATGGGCTTTGCTATTCCGATCTCAAGAGCCACACCAATTATTGATGAGCTTATGAGCAGAGAAGTTCTGACCGAAAAAGAGAAAGGATACTTAGGGGTATATCCGGAAGATGTAACGGAAGATATCGCGACCATGTACAACTGGCCGGTAGGTGTCTTTGTAAAACAGGTAATAACAGGCGGAAGTGCTGATAAAGCAGGTATTGTAGCAGGTGATATCATTACGAAGATTAATGACACAGAGATTACCGCAAGCACACAGTTAAGGGAAAAGGTGAATTCCTATCGTGCAGGAACAAAGATTACAGTAACTGTAAAACGTAATGAGAATGGCAAATTCACAGAAAAAACCTTCAATGTTACACTGACAGCAAATCCGGAATCCAATACAAACTCTAATACTACTCCCGGTACAAATAAATAAACCATGCAACAAAAAAGCTGCTGCGGAAGGGCTGATAGGATATTAGCTCATCTGCAGCAGCTTTTTTTACTCATTTTCGTAATAATAATTTTAGAAAAATTTCAATATTATGCTATTGTAACCCATACCCCCCTACGATATAATTGGATATAAACTTAAAATTAAGTTTAGCAGCTTACTTAATTGCAATAAGCAAAGGCCTTAAAGTTACTTTAGGGAGAAGGAGATAACAATATGAGCGATGATTATAAAGAAAAGGATAATATCCTGGAAGATATAGATAAAGAAAAATCAGAGAAAGAGAACAAAGAGAAAGACAGTTATGAGGAAGTATGTTATATCTGCAGAAGACCGGAGAGCAAGGTAGGCAAGATGCTTCGCATACCCAATAATATCTGTATATGCTCTGACTGTATGCAGAAAACCTTTGACACCATAAACAGTAATGGTATGCCCTATATGGATCTTATGGGTTTAAATCCTAATATGATGAATCTGAACAACATTCAAAAAGATGTTCCCAAGAATCAAAAATTAAAGAAAAAGAAAACAGAAGAAGAAAGAGCGGAAGCACCTAAGACCTTCGATATCAAGAATATTCCCTCCCCCCATGTAATAAAGGGGAAATTAGATGATTTTGTTGTAGGACAGGAACAGGCCAAGAAGATACTTTCGGTTGCTGTATATAACCATTATAAAAGAGTTGCAACGGATACCATGGATGATATCGAGATAGAAAAATCCAATGTTCTTATGATTGGACCAACCGGAAGCGGAAAAACTTTTCTTGTAAAAACCCTTGCGAAGCTTCTGGATGTACCTTTAGCAATAACAGATGCTACTTCGTTAACGGAAGCCGGATATATCGGAGACGACGTGGAGAGTGTTGTATCAAAACTCCTGGCAGCGGCTGATAATGATGTGGAAAAGGCAGAAAACGGAATTATTTTTATAGATGAGATTGATAAAATAGCCAAGAAAAAGAATACCAATAACAGGGATGTAAGCGGAGAAAGTGTTCAGCAGGGACTCCTTAAGCTCCTGGAAGGCAGTGAGGTGGAGGTGCCGGTTGGAGCCACCAGTAAAAATGCCATGGTGCCTTTGACTACAGTGAATACGAAAAATATCTTATTTATCTGCGGTGGTGCTTTTCCGGACCTGGATACGATAATTAAATCAAGATTGAATAAACAGTCCTCAATCGGTTTTAGTGCTGATTTAAAGGACAAGTATGACAGTGATCCCAATCTGCTCTTGAAGGTTACGGTTGAAGATCTGAGGGAGTTTGGTATGATTCCGGAATTCCTGGGGCGTTTACCGATTATGTTCTCACTGGAAGGCTTAACGAGGGACATGCTCATAAAGATATTAAAAGAGCCGAGAAATGCCATATTAAAGCAATATCAGAAGCTGCTTGCATTAGATGAAGTATGTCTGGAATTTGATGATGCGGCTCTGGAAGCAATTGCAGAAAAGGCTATGGAGAAAAAGACCGGAGCCAGAGCTCTTCGTGCTATTATTGAAGACTTTATGCTGGATATTATGTATGAGATTCCCAAGGATATTAATATCGGTAAAGTTACGATTACCAGAGATTATATTGAGAAAAAGGGTGTGCCTCAGATTGAGATGAGAGGCAGCCACTACAGTAATTTCCTATTAGAAGGTAATAATTAATATAAAAAAATGAAGGCGGGGATGTGATAAAATGGAGGAAAAATATCAACCTGAAATTGATGGGAACTTACGCAAACATATGGTACGGGTACCAAAAGCAATTGAACAGGCAAGCGGCATCCGGATATTTGGGAAGCTGATTAAGTCATTGGTTTTCACAACGGATGTAGCTATCATAAGAAACTGCAATGCCAATGCAGTGATTGCTGTCTATCCATTCACGCCCCAGCCTATTATAACCCATGCTATAATCAGTTGTTCCGATGTACCGGTATTTTGCGGAGTAGGCGGCGGTACCACAAAAGGAGCAAGGGTTTTAAATCTTGCAGAAGATGCTGAATTCCAGGGAGCTGTTGGTGTGGTTCTCAATGCACCTACACCAAACGAAACCATTCAGTACTTAAAAGAAAGAATTGATATCCCGATTGTTATTACCGTCGTATCAGAAAAGACCGATATTAAGGCAAGAGTGGAGGCCGGGGCGGATATCCTTAATATATCCGGTGCCGGGAATACCATATCAATCGTAAAGCAAATCAGAGAAGAATTCCCTTATCTGCCGATTATCGCAACAGGCGGACCTACGGAAGAGAGTATTATTAAGACCATAGAAGCCGGGGCCAATGCGATTACTTATACACCACCAACAAACGGTGAGATATTTAAGAAGCTGATGAATAAGTACCGGGATGAAGATTCCATTATATAAGGAGGCGTCTTACTTTGTTTTTTAGAAAGCTTTTTAAGGGAAATGAAGATAACGGCAAGGAAAATAAAAGTTACAGGGAAGTAACGGTTAAGAAAGATGCCGTTAAAAGTAAGGAGAATGAAACTCTATCCGGGCAGGAGGAGTATGAGATTGTAGAGAAAGAAATCTTGCCGGAGAAGATGATATGCCCTGATTGCGGGGGGATTACCCTTGTAGGATTGGATTTTTGTGATAAATGCGGTGGAGAACTTGGAAGTTATGAGAATTATTAGTATTCTATAATTTTTGTTGACAAATAGAATTGACAATAGTAAGATAGATGCAGAACAAAGGCGTTCAAGGTATACGTGTATTTTGGACGCTTTTTTGCTTATTTTTTTATAAGAAAATGTAGTATATATGCACGTTACACACTAGCTTATAGTTATCCGATAAGCTTCTGTTTTTACTATGGCACTTTAATACATTAACAGGCCAGCGGTTTATAGCAAAGAATTATTGGATGCTAATATATTAGAAGGAGGGTATTTATGAAAAAAACATTAAAAAAAGTTGTCAGTCTTGGGTTATTAGGAGCCTTGACGGTTGCATCATTAGCAGGATGCGGAACAAAGAATACAGGTGCAGGGGACGGAACTTTCTTAATCGGTGGATTAGGACCCTTAACCGGAGCAGCTGCATCCTACGGCATATCCGTTAAGCAGGGAGCCGAAGTTGCAATTGATGAAATCAATGCTGCCGGAGGCGCTAAGGTAGGAGATACTTCCTTACAGTTAAAACTTCAGTTTGAAGATGATGAAGCAGACGGCGATACCGCTTCAGCTGCTTATAATACCTTAATGGATAAAGGTATCCAGGCTCTGCTTGGAACAGTAACCAGCGGTGCAGGACTTGCAATTGCTGACCAGACCAATGCGGATGGAATCCTGCAGATTACCCCTTCCGGTTCTGCAAAAGACCTGACCAAGAACCCCAATGCATTCCGTCTTTGCTTTACAGATCCTCTTCAGGGTGAGACAATGGCAAAATATGCGGTAGAAACCTTAGGACTTAAAAAAGTTGCTTTACTGTATAACAATTCAGATGATTACAGTACCGGTGTTGCTGAAGCTTTCGAAAGTAAAGTAAAAGAACTGGGCGGTGAAGTTGTTGCAAAGGAAGCCTTCGTAACAGATGCCGTAGATTTTAACACACAGCTTACTTCCATTAAAGGAACCGACGCTCAGATTATCTTTGCTCCTGTATACTATCAGGATGCAGCTTATATTACAACACAGGCTTCAGAGCTTGGTATGACACTTCCTTTCATCGGTTCTGACGGATGGGACGGAGTACTTGATAAGGTAGTTGATAAGAAAGTATTGGAAGGCGCTGTATTCTTAAGTCCTTTCCTTGCAACCGATCCGGATACAGCAGTACAGTCCTTTGTAACAAAATACAAAGAAAAATACGATGCTACACCTGACCAGTTCGCAGCAGATGGCTATGATACCGTATATGTTATCAAGGCAGCTCTTGAAAAAGCAGGAAAGACAGACAG
It includes:
- a CDS encoding LCP family protein; translation: MATKSKKRRFKTKVVLIFDLILIILALGIGYYFVMASKMQVDKSADSSIVTNVLDDKDMKGYRNIGIFGVDSRDNALKSDTHSDTIVIVSINRKTKDVKLASIYRDTYSLIPNDDNAFNKINAAYFKGGYSLALSTINTNFDLDVKDFVTVNFDAVCKVIDLLGGVSLDITPEELKYVNGYTKELNKINGTKVGKLKHAGTQVVNGTHATAYARIRYTKGDDFKRAERQRIVIQKIFEKAKKADIKTLNSILNEILPKIYTNIDSVEMLSLAKDILSYNITDQTGFPYEKRAFTYHRVSYVFPVDLTANVTKLHQFLYGTTDYAPTEKVKEISAKLKEITDNN
- a CDS encoding undecaprenyl-phosphate glucose phosphotransferase; the protein is MIKDNEKTLNRIHVVADGILLVLSYILSYFLRFYSPLRYLIHFDPNAGRYDLITYSGILYLLVPGYLIIYYYCGLYGLGPVRFKRLLIWNLIKANLFGTLYFTFILYATNESNYSRYLIFIFFIINVILELIFRLIVRSIQRTARKKGYNRKPVLLVGYSRTAQSYIDRLLANPHWGYAIAGVLDDNVDIDTAYKGIKVIGSIEELPDYLQSNEFEEIGITLSIDEYSKLSRIVNLCEKSGVHTKFIPDYQDLLPTIPYTEDLDGLPVINIRNVPLTNFVNRMVKRAVDIFGATVALILFSIPMIVVAIIIKTTSKGPIIFKQVRIGKHNKEFQMYKFRSMEIQQESKEKKAWTTFNDPRVTKIGKFIRKTSIDELPQIFNVLRGDMSLIGPRPERPFFVEKFKEEIPRYMIKHQVLPGMTGWAQVNGYRGDTSIRKRIDYDLYYIENWSLSLDFKILFLTFFRGFVNKNAY
- a CDS encoding S1C family serine protease gives rise to the protein MSDEFFGRENDQKEAADIDSRMKDAISGTPVSENLSGQESIPRDDEHFAGADTENHKSEEANSTQGFTSGSEATANNGDGQNSIYRLSKPSANEENGSSYSFWAEQVSGPRMGQTYEDYNQFKESRGVDTSAASYYQKAEEARLAGKEKKKDGFFKKAGKLVGAAVIFGLVAGLVFTGFNQAYYKINPDAAPVKFSLGDGSYKLLSSTAVTDGNITQKTDLTDVIDKTMPSIVQITTTYNQTYNDWFGQEYNQQSEGGGSGIIVGKNDKELLIATNNHVVEGADPIKVKFIDGTEAEAIIKGTDSVADLAVVSIDITKIKADTLNKISIAKLGDSNSVKVGEMAVAIGNALGYGQSTTVGYISAKDREVKVDDKTMVLLQTDAAINPGNSGGALLNLKGEVIGINTVKYASDEVEGMGFAIPISRATPIIDELMSREVLTEKEKGYLGVYPEDVTEDIATMYNWPVGVFVKQVITGGSADKAGIVAGDIITKINDTEITASTQLREKVNSYRAGTKITVTVKRNENGKFTEKTFNVTLTANPESNTNSNTTPGTNK
- the clpX gene encoding ATP-dependent Clp protease ATP-binding subunit ClpX, which codes for MSDDYKEKDNILEDIDKEKSEKENKEKDSYEEVCYICRRPESKVGKMLRIPNNICICSDCMQKTFDTINSNGMPYMDLMGLNPNMMNLNNIQKDVPKNQKLKKKKTEEERAEAPKTFDIKNIPSPHVIKGKLDDFVVGQEQAKKILSVAVYNHYKRVATDTMDDIEIEKSNVLMIGPTGSGKTFLVKTLAKLLDVPLAITDATSLTEAGYIGDDVESVVSKLLAAADNDVEKAENGIIFIDEIDKIAKKKNTNNRDVSGESVQQGLLKLLEGSEVEVPVGATSKNAMVPLTTVNTKNILFICGGAFPDLDTIIKSRLNKQSSIGFSADLKDKYDSDPNLLLKVTVEDLREFGMIPEFLGRLPIMFSLEGLTRDMLIKILKEPRNAILKQYQKLLALDEVCLEFDDAALEAIAEKAMEKKTGARALRAIIEDFMLDIMYEIPKDINIGKVTITRDYIEKKGVPQIEMRGSHYSNFLLEGNN
- a CDS encoding beta/alpha barrel domain-containing protein, encoding MEEKYQPEIDGNLRKHMVRVPKAIEQASGIRIFGKLIKSLVFTTDVAIIRNCNANAVIAVYPFTPQPIITHAIISCSDVPVFCGVGGGTTKGARVLNLAEDAEFQGAVGVVLNAPTPNETIQYLKERIDIPIVITVVSEKTDIKARVEAGADILNISGAGNTISIVKQIREEFPYLPIIATGGPTEESIIKTIEAGANAITYTPPTNGEIFKKLMNKYRDEDSII
- a CDS encoding ABC transporter substrate-binding protein, producing the protein MKKTLKKVVSLGLLGALTVASLAGCGTKNTGAGDGTFLIGGLGPLTGAAASYGISVKQGAEVAIDEINAAGGAKVGDTSLQLKLQFEDDEADGDTASAAYNTLMDKGIQALLGTVTSGAGLAIADQTNADGILQITPSGSAKDLTKNPNAFRLCFTDPLQGETMAKYAVETLGLKKVALLYNNSDDYSTGVAEAFESKVKELGGEVVAKEAFVTDAVDFNTQLTSIKGTDAQIIFAPVYYQDAAYITTQASELGMTLPFIGSDGWDGVLDKVVDKKVLEGAVFLSPFLATDPDTAVQSFVTKYKEKYDATPDQFAADGYDTVYVIKAALEKAGKTDSKDLIKAMTEIEVKGLTGTVTFDASGEPNKGAKFVEIKNGEYTSKTVE